The Sulfitobacter indolifex genome contains the following window.
CGCCAAGACAGCTTCACGCTGGCTCTCGGGGATGGCAGATAAATCGATGGGCGGCAAGTTAGACATGCCCGGATTATAGCTTGATTTACGCCCAAATGGGCAGGCTTTTTGCGCCCCCGAGTCACTCTGCCGCAGCCGGTCTGCGGGGTTCTAACGAACGCACCCGGCGCCAGTCCAACCCTGCAAATAACGCCTCGAATTGGGGGCGGTTCAAGGTGATCGCGCCATCTCGAATGGCTGGCCAAATGAAGCTGTTCTCCTCAAGTCGTTTGTAGGTCATCACGAGCCCGCTCCCGTCCCAGAACAAAATCTTCATCCTGTCAGCCCGCTTGGCGCGGAATACAAAGACTGTTCCGGTAAAGGGGTCTTGGGCCAATGCCGACTGCACCATCGAAGCCAATCCATCGTGTCCTTTACGGAAGTCCACCGGCCGCGTTGCAACCAATATCCGAATGCCTTGCGATGGCATCAGCATGAAGAAGCTTCAAGCGCATGAGCGATCTTTGCAATCCTAACCGCCGGTGTCTGCAACGGCAGCTCGATGGCGATCTGTCCAAAGATTAATCTGATCGCCTCATTCGGAACAGTCAGAGCTTCTGTGGGCTCTTCCGGCGCAGCAGAAACCACCAACGGAGCGAAGAGTGGCTCGTCAGTCTCCGGGGCGGGTAACAACAGCTTCCCTTGCTTAGCCTGTCGGCGCCACGCCGATAGCTGGTTCGGAAGGATGCCATACCGCTCAGCGACAGCGTTCACCGTTGCGCCGACCTCAAGCGTGTCCGCCACCGCCCGCGCCTTTGCGGTATCCGACCAACGGCGGTGGCCGGACGCATAAATCTCAACGCCCAGTGATCTGAGAAACGAATTTGTAGCGCACATTGCGAAACGCACTCCCCATCATAAGATGGGTTCGTTCTCGCAGTCCTGATCACACCCTACAACGTGCCCTCGGGCCACCGCTTACGTTTTGAACGCAAATGTTGTTATGGCACATAGCAACGACCGACATGCGGACTGTGCTGACATTCGAGGCTGTTGCGCCAATGTCGGCTTTGGCGGATGGAAGGGTAAGAAACTGTATTTTTGGCTGAAAAGTTCCGTCATGGAGCATTTGACAGAAACGTCAAAATGGTCCCTTGGGCGGCATGCTTCAACTCGGGGGCACGAGGCTCCAGACGACGGAGTAAGACACTGCCGCGTACGTGAACTGGTCGAACCGCAGGACCGCAAGCCGCATCAGATCCGCGTTTTGGTTTTCGGCAGCTACCCGAGCCAAGGCCAAGGCCCGCTGCGCCTGTCGCGCCTCGCGCAACAAGAACTCTGCCAACGCCCGGTCGGTTACTTCGCCGTCGATGTTCGTGGTCACAAAGTTCACGGCCGCTTTTAGCGCCAGCGCGCTTCGTCCGGAATCGTCAGCGTTTTCTGCGTTCTCGTCCGGCGGGACGACGTCACCTATCAGAAGTACCTCTTCGGATGCCGAACCGAGGTTATCATCCAATATGCTGATCAGATCATCTAAAGCTTTGATCGCACTCTCGAGACTCTCGGAGCCCACCGTCAAAGAACCCGCTTCTTCGATAGCCCTTACCATTTCGGCGACGGCTGCGATGGCGGTCGCCGTTTGGATCGACACGCTTCGCTCCACCTCATCCGGCATTTGGCTCTTCGACTGACTGTTCGAGGTCAGAGTGGCTGACACGGGGGCGGCCAATACCAAGGCACATGACACCAATAGCACGCGCGCTAAGAACACAACGGCGGGGAAAGCGAATTGCCTATTGCCCATCTTCAAGTGCCTCCAAATTTTTTACGGTACAAGCCTCACTGCCCGACAGCCCAAGAATGGTGTGAGTTCGCGCAACAAAAGGTTCAGGATAAAATTTCTTCAGCTTGGTCCAGACCGCTTCGAAATCCGGCTGACCGAAAACGAACCCGCAGTAGTCAACAAGATAGAGTGCGCGCATCCCATCGCCGACGACCTCTTCGTCCATCAGGTGCTGCGCAGAGAAATGAAAATTGATCCCTTCGCCGGTAGTCGCCAAGCCGTTCTTCAACTCCCGACCCAACTGACGCCCCTCGCGAGCCAGCTGGTAAACTGTCGTTGCGCTGATCTGGTCGACTTGTCTTGTGAATGAACAGGTTGTGACAGCGAATCCTAGAACAGCCACCAGCACCGCAAGTGGGCTTAGAAGCTGGCCAGCTCTCGATACGAACATCCAGAAGCGGTTCTCATTGTTGGTCAGGTGAACCGCAATGGTGGCCTCGTCGCTAGCACCTGGCTGAATGGCAAGCGTCTCAATTTGAGAGAGCCGCTCCTCAAGTGCAGCATTGCTGCGCTGCAGCGCTGCGACAGCGTCTTCCGGCGTGCGGGGTAGCGCGGGCTCGTCTTGCATCTGAGAACCAGAAAATAAGGCGAATTACGTTTAAACTTCTGGTTGCACTATAGCACACTTCTTCGGACAGCGAAACTCTCGCGCCTTGTAACCCGACCGACAGACCACCATTCGAACCATTTCGAGATTCAAGCAGACGTCCATTTTTACAGTGTAGCGAGCTTGGGGTTTGTGGGCTCGACGAAAGTGCTTGTAGCTCCTTGGGCGATGTCCAACATCACTGAATACGTTTAGACCACAAACTTTTTGCGATTACCTGTTAGGTTCTGGCGGGCCTTTGGCCACTCCCCGAAAACCGGACGCTCGTGCAAAACGCAGCAGTAGTTAAAGTGGGCTTACTCCGGACGTTTGCGGCCCAACACGCCAAGGTTCGCACTGCGGACGGAGCAGACATTTGACGTCGTTCATCTCAATGTCCGCTTTCGCGACTACAGGTGGTCGAGGCGCCCGATGCATTGGAAATTACGACTGGAGCTTTATAACTTCTGTCTCTTTTCCATCGACGATTACTCTGTGCAGAACACCGTCAGCCTCAATTTCAAAAATGTGGCGGACATATCTAAGGCTCAACGTTGGGACATTCTCCCGTATTTCGTCACTTCGAGGTATTTCACCAATGCTTTCGCTATCACCAATGTGTCCGGCCCGGTAGCTCAGAAGGCGAACGGTTTTAGGAAGACCGCCCATTTCGTTGCAAACAGCTTCAACTGCAATCGCAGCCGCCCCGTTTCGTGCAAGCACGACCGGCTTCCCAAAAAACGACCTGACTTTTCTGCTGATCTCTGCCCAAGCGGAGAGGTTGTCATTGATGGGTTTGCCAAGAAAAAAGGCACTTAGGAGCACAGTCCAAAGCGGAACTGTCGTGGTGGCGATAACCGTCAGAAACGCAGGTATATCAGCGCCGGGACCGATGTTCGCTTCCGCAAATTTACATTTGAAATCGCGTTCAAGGTCCTGTCGATAACGCTCGCTGTCTTCTTCCCAAGTTTCCTCATCTCCACCATAGGTTTCATCCACGACAAGGATGAAAATCTGTGAAATTTTTTCTTCGGGCTGTGGCATCAATTTCCTCACGAGGGCGAACCGTTGCTTCGTTCTATCGTAACGCCAACTCATTGTCTGCGCCCGCATTGCAGACATTGGTGCTCACGGCAGCATTTGGTAACTTTGGGCTCGGAGCGGTCGTTAGCTGCGCTTCGCATGGTGGTCGTCCACGCGGGACGAAGCACTATTCCGAGAAAGTGACCTCAATGTCTGCTTTCGGGGGTATCTTCAGCTTGGTCTCTGTCAGAAATCTCTACAGTCACATGATCTACGCCCGATAGCTCCTGAACTCGTGCTTTCACGGCGCGTTTCACGACGTGGGCATCCGCGCCTGCTTCGAGATCAATCTCTAGCGTTGCCATCGGGCGTTCCTGTGTAATCGACCAAGCGTGGACATGGTGTGCACGTTCGACACCGAGAACGCTCGCTTCGAGGTCAGACGAGATCGCGCGGGCGTCAAAACCGCGAGGCGCTCCTTCAAGGAGAATGTGCCCGCTTTCGCGCACGACAGCCCAAGCGGATCGCAGGATCAGCGTAACGACGACGACCGAGAGAATTGGATCGATAGGCGTCCATCCGGTCCAAATGATAACCAAAGATGCGATGATGGCAGCAACCGATCCTAGCAGGTCTCCCATTACATGGAGGGCCGCCGCGCGCACATTCAGGTTATCCCCTTCGGCGCGTGACAAAACCCAAAACGCCAAGATGTTTACGACAAGACCGCCGACGGCGACCCAGAGCATGAGTCCTCCCAAGACTTCGGAAGGGTCTCGCAATCGCTGCACTGCCTCGATAAGAATCCAGATGGCGATGGCAAACAAACTCAAGCCGTTGACGAACGCCGCAAGAACCGAGAATCGGTCAAAACCGTAAGTGCGCTTCCAGTCCGCCGGTCGCCGGGCAAGGCGGAATGCGAGCCACGCGAGAATGAGCGATGCGAAGTCCGTCAGCATGTGCCCCGCATCTGCAAGAAGTGCGAGGCT
Protein-coding sequences here:
- the tnpB gene encoding IS66 family insertion sequence element accessory protein TnpB (TnpB, as the term is used for proteins encoded by IS66 family insertion elements, is considered an accessory protein, since TnpC, encoded by a neighboring gene, is a DDE family transposase.), whose product is MVQSALAQDPFTGTVFVFRAKRADRMKILFWDGSGLVMTYKRLEENSFIWPAIRDGAITLNRPQFEALFAGLDWRRVRSLEPRRPAAAE
- a CDS encoding transposase — translated: MCATNSFLRSLGVEIYASGHRRWSDTAKARAVADTLEVGATVNAVAERYGILPNQLSAWRRQAKQGKLLLPAPETDEPLFAPLVVSAAPEEPTEALTVPNEAIRLIFGQIAIELPLQTPAVRIAKIAHALEASSC
- a CDS encoding cation diffusion facilitator family transporter — encoded protein: MSKDAPKDERRSKERAIAIAAILTGGFMGAEVVGGLISGSLALLADAGHMLTDFASLILAWLAFRLARRPADWKRTYGFDRFSVLAAFVNGLSLFAIAIWILIEAVQRLRDPSEVLGGLMLWVAVGGLVVNILAFWVLSRAEGDNLNVRAAALHVMGDLLGSVAAIIASLVIIWTGWTPIDPILSVVVVTLILRSAWAVVRESGHILLEGAPRGFDARAISSDLEASVLGVERAHHVHAWSITQERPMATLEIDLEAGADAHVVKRAVKARVQELSGVDHVTVEISDRDQAEDTPESRH